A region from the Serinibacter arcticus genome encodes:
- a CDS encoding PspC domain-containing protein: MSSFYDMIRNTGFRRGPSRLLGGVCSGISRQWGWDLTLVRIVVLVLMILPILSWAVYAVAWILLPWQDGSIPLQKAFSNDGKGTGSGPRPYDA, from the coding sequence ATGAGCTCCTTCTACGACATGATCCGCAACACCGGCTTCCGTCGCGGCCCGTCCCGCCTGCTGGGTGGCGTGTGCTCCGGCATCTCGCGCCAGTGGGGCTGGGACCTCACCCTCGTCCGCATCGTCGTGCTCGTGCTGATGATCCTCCCGATCCTCAGCTGGGCCGTCTACGCCGTGGCCTGGATCCTCCTGCCCTGGCAGGACGGGTCGATCCCGCTGCAGAAGGCTTTCAGCAACGACGGCAAGGGCACGGGCTCGGGCCCGCGTCCCTACGACGCCTGA
- the hisD gene encoding histidinol dehydrogenase: MPVISRIDLRGLALTTAELRRAIPRATLDVEAATGAVEPILADVRGRGAAALRDLAERFDGVRPVHVRVPAAELAAALEGLDPTLRAALELAAGRVRQGHTAQLPTATTTEVAPGAQVRQRWVPVRRVGLYVPGGLALYPSSVVMNVVAAQVAGVEGLAVASPPQKDNGGLPDATVLAACALLGVEEVYAVGGAQAVGMFAYGAVGSEEADGGAGAELCVPVDIITGPGNIYVTAAKRAVRGIVGIDSEAGTTEIAILADSGADPDHVAADLISQAEHDPNAASVLVTDSLGLADAVETRLVERAEATRHSDRVRAALGGPQSAIVLVDDVEQGLAVVDAYAAEHLEIQTADAAAIAERVRSAGAIFVGAYSPVSLGDYVAGSNHILPTGGCAHFSSGLGVMSFMKSVQVIEYTREALAAVTEPLVALANAEGLPAHGEAAQARL, translated from the coding sequence ATGCCCGTCATCTCCCGCATCGACCTGCGCGGCCTCGCCCTGACCACCGCGGAGCTCCGCCGCGCCATCCCGCGCGCCACCCTCGACGTCGAGGCCGCCACCGGCGCGGTCGAGCCGATCCTCGCGGACGTCCGCGGGCGGGGCGCCGCCGCGCTCCGCGATCTCGCCGAGCGGTTCGACGGCGTCCGTCCCGTCCACGTCCGGGTCCCGGCCGCCGAGCTGGCCGCCGCCCTGGAGGGCCTCGACCCGACGCTGCGCGCGGCGCTCGAGCTGGCCGCCGGCCGCGTGCGGCAGGGACACACGGCCCAGCTCCCGACCGCGACGACGACGGAGGTCGCACCCGGCGCCCAGGTGCGCCAGCGCTGGGTCCCCGTGCGCCGCGTCGGCCTCTACGTCCCGGGCGGTCTCGCGCTGTACCCCTCGAGCGTCGTGATGAACGTCGTCGCCGCCCAGGTGGCCGGCGTCGAGGGCCTCGCGGTGGCGAGCCCGCCGCAGAAGGACAACGGCGGGCTGCCCGACGCGACGGTGCTCGCCGCGTGCGCGCTCCTGGGGGTCGAGGAGGTCTACGCCGTCGGCGGGGCCCAGGCCGTCGGGATGTTCGCCTACGGCGCCGTCGGGTCCGAGGAGGCCGACGGCGGCGCGGGCGCCGAGCTGTGCGTGCCGGTCGACATCATCACGGGTCCGGGCAACATCTACGTCACCGCCGCCAAGCGCGCCGTCCGCGGCATCGTCGGCATCGACTCCGAGGCGGGAACGACCGAGATCGCGATCCTCGCCGACTCCGGTGCCGACCCCGACCACGTCGCCGCCGACCTGATCTCGCAGGCGGAGCACGACCCGAACGCCGCGAGCGTGCTGGTGACGGACTCGCTCGGGCTCGCCGACGCCGTCGAGACGCGGCTGGTGGAGCGCGCGGAGGCCACCCGGCACTCCGACCGCGTCCGCGCGGCCCTCGGCGGTCCGCAGTCGGCGATCGTCCTGGTCGACGACGTCGAGCAGGGCCTCGCGGTCGTCGACGCCTACGCCGCGGAGCACCTCGAGATCCAGACGGCCGACGCCGCCGCGATCGCCGAGCGTGTGCGCTCCGCCGGAGCGATCTTCGTCGGGGCGTACTCGCCCGTGTCGCTCGGGGACTACGTCGCCGGCTCGAACCACATCCTCCCGACGGGCGGCTGCGCCCACTTCTCCTCGGGTCTGGGCGTCATGAGCTTCATGAAGTCGGTCCAGGTCATCGAGTACACCCGCGAGGCGCTTGCGGCCGTGACCGAGCCCCTCGTCGCCCTGGCGAACGCCGAGGGCCTTCCCGCGCACGGTGAGGCGGCCCAGGCCCGGCTCTGA
- a CDS encoding dihydrofolate reductase family protein — translation MRELTYYVATSLDGCIAAPDGSFDVFPVEGDHMAAIVHDYPDTLPSHVQRALGLEADGSRFDTVVMGWRTYTPALDVGITSPYAHLRQVVATRRSGLDVDPGIELTADPVATVRVLKQEDGAGIWLAGGGELAASLIDEIDRLVLKVNPLVLGSGVRLFGDAGYDPHVFETVQVRPFDSGVTILELVRRR, via the coding sequence GTGCGTGAGCTGACCTACTACGTCGCCACCAGCCTGGACGGGTGCATCGCAGCCCCCGACGGCTCGTTCGACGTCTTCCCGGTGGAGGGCGACCACATGGCCGCGATCGTCCACGACTACCCCGACACCCTGCCCAGCCACGTCCAGCGGGCGCTCGGCCTCGAGGCCGACGGTTCGCGCTTCGACACCGTCGTGATGGGCTGGCGGACCTACACGCCGGCGCTCGACGTCGGCATCACCAGCCCGTACGCCCACCTGCGCCAGGTGGTGGCCACGCGGCGCAGCGGGCTGGACGTCGACCCGGGGATCGAGCTCACCGCCGATCCGGTCGCGACCGTGCGCGTCCTCAAGCAGGAGGACGGCGCCGGCATCTGGCTCGCCGGTGGTGGCGAGCTCGCCGCCTCGCTGATCGACGAGATCGACCGGCTCGTGCTCAAGGTGAACCCGCTGGTGCTGGGCTCGGGCGTACGACTGTTCGGCGACGCCGGCTACGACCCGCACGTGTTCGAGACGGTGCAGGTGCGCCCGTTCGACTCCGGGGTCACGATCCTCGAGCTCGTGCGTCGACGCTGA
- a CDS encoding GNAT family N-acetyltransferase, with translation MPLTLDDVTWPLVTPRLEIRRAAAEDAAEVWAYRRLPAVAEWMIRLEDELEPFTQRFVDPERMGPTLVVHHDGRLVGDLMVRQEDVWAQHEVADLGRGATAEIGWAFDPAVGGRGFATEAARAAVRLCFETLGLHRVSAICFTDNTPSWRLMERLGMRREAHAVGESLHRSGGWLDSYTYALLRTEWDKAMRAEGMRARD, from the coding sequence ATGCCGCTCACGCTCGACGACGTCACCTGGCCACTCGTCACGCCGCGACTGGAGATCCGCCGCGCGGCGGCAGAGGACGCCGCCGAGGTCTGGGCCTACCGGCGCCTGCCCGCCGTCGCCGAGTGGATGATCCGGCTCGAGGACGAGCTCGAACCCTTCACCCAGCGGTTCGTCGATCCGGAGCGCATGGGGCCCACGCTCGTCGTCCACCACGACGGGCGACTCGTGGGAGACCTGATGGTGCGCCAGGAGGACGTGTGGGCGCAGCACGAGGTCGCCGACCTCGGGCGCGGGGCGACGGCGGAGATCGGGTGGGCGTTCGACCCGGCCGTGGGGGGCCGGGGGTTCGCGACCGAGGCGGCGCGCGCCGCCGTGCGCCTGTGCTTCGAGACGCTCGGCCTGCATCGCGTCTCGGCGATCTGCTTCACCGACAACACGCCGTCGTGGCGGCTGATGGAGCGGCTCGGAATGCGTCGGGAGGCCCACGCCGTCGGCGAGTCGCTGCACCGGAGCGGCGGGTGGCTGGACTCCTACACGTACGCGCTGCTGCGGACCGAGTGGGACAAGGCGATGCGGGCGGAGGGGATGCGGGCGCGCGACTAG
- a CDS encoding toxin, whose protein sequence is MPEPLSDLAAVRRVRIVGVSGSGKTRLGAEVASVLGVAHLELDAVFWDAGWTFRDLEEARAVVTRFADEHPAGWVADGNWSSRLDGLLDPGTPGGADVLVWLDHSRARVMGRVVRRTLGRGLRGTELWHGNRETPRSWLRWDPEQNIMRWSWVQHPQLRRRMRARASAPGGDVVVRLAGERAVRAWVTALREAQPDREPRPQPDR, encoded by the coding sequence GTGCCCGAGCCGCTGTCCGACCTCGCCGCCGTCCGCCGCGTCCGCATCGTCGGCGTCTCGGGGTCGGGAAAGACGCGCCTGGGCGCCGAGGTCGCGTCGGTGCTGGGCGTGGCCCACCTCGAGCTCGACGCTGTGTTCTGGGACGCCGGCTGGACCTTCCGCGATCTCGAGGAGGCCAGGGCCGTCGTCACGCGGTTCGCCGACGAGCATCCTGCCGGGTGGGTCGCCGACGGCAACTGGAGCAGCCGGCTGGACGGGCTGCTCGACCCCGGAACACCCGGCGGCGCCGACGTCCTCGTCTGGCTCGACCACTCGCGGGCCCGGGTGATGGGGCGGGTCGTGCGCCGGACGCTGGGACGGGGTCTGCGAGGCACCGAGCTCTGGCACGGCAACCGGGAGACCCCGCGCAGCTGGCTGCGCTGGGACCCGGAGCAGAACATCATGCGGTGGTCCTGGGTCCAGCACCCCCAGCTGCGACGGCGGATGCGCGCCCGGGCGTCCGCGCCGGGTGGCGACGTCGTGGTCCGGCTCGCGGGGGAGCGCGCGGTGCGCGCATGGGTCACGGCGCTGCGCGAGGCCCAGCCGGATCGCGAGCCCAGGCCCCAGCCCGATCGCTAG
- a CDS encoding RNA-binding S4 domain-containing protein yields MEIEIRDDMIRLGQLLKLAGVVEDGSDAKELLADEGVSVDGEVETRRGRQVEVGSVVEIDLPQGVERFTVVRAG; encoded by the coding sequence ATGGAGATCGAGATCCGCGACGACATGATCCGTCTGGGCCAGCTGCTCAAGCTCGCGGGGGTCGTCGAGGACGGCAGCGACGCGAAGGAGCTGCTGGCGGACGAGGGTGTGTCCGTCGACGGCGAGGTCGAGACACGACGTGGCCGCCAGGTCGAGGTGGGCTCGGTCGTCGAGATCGACCTGCCGCAGGGAGTGGAGCGCTTTACAGTCGTCCGCGCGGGCTGA
- a CDS encoding DUF222 domain-containing protein: protein MFESVTLGGPGFLDEDPAAVRARLGLSAPDDGGAPTALIERLLQLSDYPDLRRLNDSELIELVAAHAALESWAAASQREAAAVLQSRHDRADTDRRRPGRVEITGSAADDLAMRLGISRGRAGRLVGEGQLFADVLNPVGSALAEGRIDPGKASAFADLLLEEPAPVCFAVCEQVLPEAPGLAHAALRRRIRDVIVQVDPRTAGERAAIAATRRRVEPVRLLPDGQASLRYVAPLPDVLAVFTMTEAAARAARADGDSRTLPQLRADALAAAALEVLAAGRIGGGSGGGGAFSGTSGAGGGAGSGGGVRGSGGGGTAPVAGPGAGATGAEAPLADAMRTVSPGAAPIGPGRSESHGFVPFSGATSLVTLALTARHLDPESDEAMCAADLVAWEVSPATPSADAAARDQEWTATDPDLAAGTAHPGIVSGEAFSAYEAPTTCRPGVDVPELLGFGPSLPRRREPWSRRHLRS from the coding sequence ATGTTCGAATCCGTGACGCTCGGTGGCCCGGGGTTCCTCGACGAGGATCCCGCGGCGGTTCGCGCCCGTCTCGGACTGTCTGCACCGGATGACGGCGGTGCCCCCACCGCGCTGATCGAGCGGCTCCTCCAGCTCTCCGACTATCCCGACCTCCGCAGGTTGAACGACAGCGAGCTCATCGAGCTGGTCGCCGCTCACGCCGCTCTCGAGTCGTGGGCGGCCGCCTCCCAGCGCGAAGCAGCGGCGGTCCTCCAGTCCCGCCATGACCGCGCGGACACCGACCGTCGCCGTCCCGGACGCGTCGAGATCACCGGGTCGGCCGCCGATGACCTCGCCATGCGTCTCGGCATCTCCCGCGGTCGAGCTGGGCGCCTGGTGGGCGAGGGGCAGCTGTTCGCCGACGTGCTCAACCCGGTCGGGTCCGCGCTGGCCGAGGGTCGGATCGACCCCGGGAAGGCGTCCGCCTTCGCCGATCTGCTTCTCGAGGAGCCGGCCCCGGTCTGCTTCGCGGTGTGCGAGCAGGTCCTTCCGGAGGCACCCGGCCTGGCCCACGCCGCGCTGCGTCGTCGGATCCGCGACGTGATCGTGCAGGTCGACCCCCGCACCGCCGGCGAACGTGCCGCGATCGCGGCCACCCGGCGCCGGGTCGAGCCCGTTCGGCTGCTGCCCGACGGCCAGGCCTCGCTGCGCTACGTCGCTCCCCTGCCGGACGTCCTGGCCGTGTTCACGATGACCGAGGCAGCCGCCCGGGCCGCCCGCGCCGACGGCGACTCCCGCACCCTCCCCCAGCTCCGCGCCGACGCCCTCGCGGCCGCCGCCCTCGAGGTGCTGGCGGCCGGACGAATCGGTGGCGGCTCCGGTGGGGGTGGCGCCTTCAGCGGCACGTCCGGTGCTGGTGGAGGGGCCGGCTCCGGCGGTGGCGTCCGCGGCTCGGGCGGCGGCGGTACCGCACCCGTTGCTGGACCTGGTGCCGGTGCGACTGGCGCCGAGGCACCGCTCGCTGACGCGATGCGCACTGTCAGCCCCGGTGCCGCGCCCATCGGTCCGGGTCGATCGGAGAGCCACGGCTTCGTCCCGTTCTCCGGCGCCACGTCACTGGTGACTCTTGCCCTGACCGCGCGCCACCTCGACCCCGAGTCCGACGAGGCGATGTGCGCCGCGGACCTGGTCGCGTGGGAGGTGTCGCCGGCGACACCCTCCGCCGATGCGGCGGCCCGCGACCAGGAGTGGACCGCTACCGACCCCGACCTCGCGGCAGGAACAGCACATCCGGGCATCGTGAGCGGCGAGGCGTTCTCCGCCTACGAGGCTCCGACGACGTGCCGACCTGGGGTCGACGTCCCCGAGCTGCTCGGCTTCGGCCCCTCGCTCCCGCGACGGCGCGAGCCCTGGTCGCGGCGCCACCTCCGTTCCTGA